In Rhodoligotrophos defluvii, a genomic segment contains:
- a CDS encoding YbaK/EbsC family protein — protein sequence MSVQSVRAFLAQHAPDISIVELDVSTATVELAAAGHGVTPGQIAKTLSLRVGDQVLLVVTRGDARLDNRKAKAAFGGKVRMLDAGEVEQITGHPVGGVSPFGLKTPLPIYCDVSLKAFDEVVPAAGSTHSALRIAPERMAALVGAQWVDVCQELG from the coding sequence ATGAGCGTACAATCTGTTCGCGCCTTTCTCGCTCAGCACGCCCCCGACATCTCAATTGTGGAGCTCGACGTCAGCACGGCAACTGTCGAGCTGGCAGCAGCGGGGCACGGCGTCACTCCCGGGCAGATCGCCAAGACCCTGTCACTCCGCGTGGGCGATCAGGTGCTGCTTGTGGTTACCCGCGGTGACGCGCGCCTCGACAACCGCAAGGCCAAAGCGGCATTCGGCGGGAAGGTGCGCATGCTCGATGCGGGAGAGGTGGAGCAGATAACGGGGCACCCAGTGGGCGGCGTCTCGCCATTCGGGCTCAAGACGCCACTGCCGATCTATTGCGACGTTTCGCTGAAAGCCTTCGACGAGGTGGTGCCGGCGGCCGGCTCCACTCACAGCGCCCTGCGTATAGCACCCGAGCGGATGGCCGCTCTGGTTGGTGCGCAGTGGGTGGATGTCTGCCAGGAGCTCGGCTGA
- the dapB gene encoding 4-hydroxy-tetrahydrodipicolinate reductase: MRLAIAGAGGRMGRALTRLVHEMEGCEVAGGLEAPGSPFVGADMGQLAGLGEIGVAVQDDPLPLFTHIDGVIDFTTPSASLGLAELAAQARIVHVIGTTGFSAEDDRKIAAAARHATIVKSGNMSLGVNLLAAMVRKVAAALDQSFDIEVVEMHHRNKVDAPSGTALLLGEAAAEGRNVKLSDAAVRVRDGHTGPRQRGTIGFATLRGGSVIGEHTVIFAGDGERIELGHRAETRDVFARGAVKAALWARGRKPGLYTMVDVLGLND; this comes from the coding sequence ATGAGACTTGCCATCGCCGGAGCCGGCGGCCGCATGGGGCGCGCGCTCACACGGCTCGTACACGAGATGGAAGGCTGCGAGGTGGCCGGCGGCCTCGAGGCACCCGGCTCCCCGTTTGTGGGGGCCGACATGGGCCAGCTGGCTGGCCTGGGAGAGATCGGCGTCGCCGTGCAGGATGATCCCTTGCCGCTGTTTACCCATATCGACGGCGTGATAGACTTCACGACCCCCAGCGCGTCCTTGGGCCTGGCCGAGCTTGCCGCGCAAGCTCGTATTGTCCATGTGATCGGCACCACCGGCTTCAGTGCCGAAGATGACAGGAAGATCGCCGCGGCGGCCCGGCATGCGACCATCGTCAAGTCAGGCAATATGAGCCTGGGGGTTAACCTGCTGGCAGCCATGGTGCGAAAAGTGGCCGCCGCCCTCGACCAGAGCTTCGACATCGAGGTGGTCGAGATGCATCACCGCAACAAGGTGGATGCCCCGTCGGGAACGGCGCTGCTTCTGGGCGAGGCCGCCGCCGAAGGGCGCAACGTCAAGCTCAGCGACGCCGCCGTGAGGGTCCGCGACGGCCATACCGGCCCACGCCAGCGCGGCACCATCGGCTTTGCCACATTGCGTGGCGGCAGCGTTATCGGTGAGCATACCGTCATCTTCGCCGGCGATGGTGAACGGATTGAGCTCGGGCATCGGGCGGAGACGCGCGACGTCTTTGCCCGTGGCGCGGTCAAGGCGGCGCTTTGGGCCCGCGGCCGCAAGCCGGGACTTTATACGATGGTCGATGTGCTCGGCCTCAATGATTGA
- a CDS encoding 2,3-bisphosphoglycerate-dependent phosphoglycerate mutase, which translates to MDNLLVLVRHGQSEWNLKNLFTGWADPDLTPLGEEEADKAGERLKALGLSFDIAFTSALTRAQHTLSRILKVLGQENLPIQRDQALNERDYGDLTGLNKDEARARWGKEQVFLWRRSYDVPPPGGESLKDTAARVVPYFQNNIVPQLRQGKRVLVVAHGNSLRALIMHLEDLPGEEIALRELATGAPIIYRLDGDMKVSSREEPVA; encoded by the coding sequence ATGGACAATCTACTGGTTCTCGTGCGACACGGGCAGAGCGAGTGGAATTTGAAGAATTTATTTACCGGCTGGGCCGATCCGGACCTCACGCCCCTGGGCGAGGAAGAGGCTGACAAGGCCGGCGAACGGCTCAAGGCGCTGGGATTGTCCTTCGATATTGCCTTCACCAGCGCGCTCACTCGAGCCCAGCATACGCTTTCCCGCATCCTGAAGGTGCTGGGCCAGGAGAACCTGCCGATCCAACGCGATCAGGCGCTGAATGAGCGCGATTACGGCGATCTCACCGGCCTCAACAAGGATGAGGCGCGCGCCCGCTGGGGCAAGGAGCAAGTCTTCCTGTGGCGTCGGTCCTATGACGTCCCGCCGCCGGGCGGTGAGAGCCTGAAGGATACGGCAGCGCGAGTCGTCCCCTATTTTCAGAACAACATCGTACCCCAGCTGAGGCAGGGCAAACGTGTGCTCGTCGTCGCCCACGGCAATTCCCTGCGTGCCCTCATCATGCATCTTGAGGATCTGCCGGGCGAGGAGATCGCCCTTCGCGAGCTCGCAACCGGCGCGCCGATCATCTACCGGCTCGATGGCGATATGAAGGTCAGCAGCCGCGAGGAACCGGTCGCCTGA
- a CDS encoding methylated-DNA--[protein]-cysteine S-methyltransferase — translation MPTAHALSRTGSLFEQDRPRDLFVTHDIVAPTLHGARGTGLTMSYGFHPTPFGMGLFVATGGGLSALGFTDEDGRDAALNDITRRWPQARFIEDSSATETYVGRVFDPEQWRETNPLNVVLIGTAFHVQVWEELLKIPVGETTNYSSIAMALGKPSASRAVGAAVGRNPISFVVPCHRVIGKGGGLCGYHWGLDRKRAMLSWEAELTRAGGAG, via the coding sequence ATGCCCACCGCTCACGCCTTGAGCCGCACCGGATCCCTATTCGAGCAGGATCGCCCGCGAGACCTGTTCGTGACGCATGATATCGTGGCGCCCACGCTCCATGGGGCGCGGGGCACCGGGCTGACGATGAGCTATGGCTTTCACCCCACGCCGTTTGGGATGGGCTTATTCGTCGCAACCGGTGGCGGACTGTCCGCCCTTGGCTTCACTGACGAAGATGGGCGCGACGCTGCATTGAACGACATTACGCGGCGATGGCCGCAGGCGCGGTTCATCGAAGATTCGTCCGCAACCGAAACCTATGTCGGCCGGGTGTTCGATCCAGAGCAATGGCGGGAGACAAACCCGCTCAACGTGGTGCTGATCGGCACTGCTTTCCACGTGCAGGTCTGGGAGGAGCTCCTCAAGATCCCCGTCGGCGAGACCACCAACTACTCGTCAATCGCCATGGCGCTCGGCAAGCCCAGCGCATCGCGCGCGGTGGGCGCAGCGGTCGGCCGCAACCCCATCTCCTTCGTGGTGCCCTGCCATCGGGTGATCGGTAAAGGAGGCGGGCTCTGCGGCTATCATTGGGGTCTCGACCGCAAGCGCGCGATGCTCAGCTGGGAGGCCGAGCTTACACGGGCCGGAGGCGCAGGGTAG
- a CDS encoding DUF2244 domain-containing protein — protein MSDHAIQTGSTPGEAIRFSAILTPHRSLSQRGFLLLMLFFGGVSAVVGTGFLVMGAWPVFGFFGLDVALLYWAFRRNYQDGTMHEQVDITDTALVVRKVFPREPTKEFRFIPYWVRVELVENEVLETCGPLYLTSHGARLEIGSFLSPQERRDFAGALKAALRGGMVSVPQPA, from the coding sequence ATGTCCGACCATGCAATACAGACGGGCAGCACCCCAGGCGAAGCCATCCGCTTCTCGGCCATCCTCACGCCCCACCGCTCGCTCAGCCAGCGCGGCTTTCTGTTGCTGATGCTGTTCTTCGGCGGGGTCAGCGCGGTCGTTGGCACCGGCTTCCTGGTCATGGGTGCTTGGCCTGTCTTCGGTTTTTTCGGCCTGGACGTGGCGCTGCTCTATTGGGCTTTCCGTCGCAACTACCAGGACGGCACCATGCATGAGCAGGTCGATATTACCGATACCGCCCTTGTCGTACGCAAGGTGTTTCCTAGAGAGCCGACGAAAGAATTCCGGTTCATCCCGTATTGGGTGCGGGTCGAGCTGGTCGAGAACGAAGTGCTGGAGACCTGTGGGCCACTGTATCTTACCTCGCATGGTGCGCGGCTTGAAATCGGCTCGTTCCTCTCCCCGCAGGAACGGCGCGATTTCGCCGGGGCCCTGAAGGCGGCGCTGCGGGGCGGCATGGTCTCCGTGCCTCAGCCGGCGTGA
- the nth gene encoding endonuclease III, which yields MRSPRIKTKRRLDAHDIEEIFARFERLAPEPRGELDYINHFTLLVAVVLSAQATDAGVNKATRPLFQVADTPEKMVALGEEGLISYIRTIGLYRNKAKNVIALSRMLIDEHGGKVPRDREALERLPGVGRKTANVVLNTAFDEPTIAVDTHLFRVANRTGLAPGKTPLDVEQKLNRVVPEQYKRRAHHWLILHGRYICKARKPECPRCPINDICLFPDKTGLGAAPADEPAAATGSLAS from the coding sequence TTGCGTTCTCCTCGCATCAAAACAAAGCGGCGTCTCGATGCGCACGACATCGAGGAAATTTTCGCCCGATTCGAGCGCCTTGCGCCGGAGCCGCGCGGCGAGCTCGATTATATCAATCATTTCACGCTGCTGGTTGCCGTTGTCTTGTCGGCCCAGGCGACTGATGCCGGCGTGAACAAGGCAACACGCCCCCTTTTCCAGGTCGCCGACACTCCGGAGAAGATGGTGGCGCTCGGGGAAGAAGGCCTCATTTCCTATATTAGGACGATCGGCCTTTACCGCAACAAGGCGAAGAATGTGATCGCCCTGTCGCGCATGCTGATCGATGAGCATGGCGGGAAGGTGCCCCGTGACCGGGAAGCCTTGGAACGGCTTCCGGGCGTTGGCCGCAAGACGGCCAATGTGGTCTTGAACACGGCCTTCGACGAGCCGACCATCGCGGTCGATACCCACCTGTTCCGGGTCGCCAACCGCACCGGCCTCGCGCCGGGTAAGACACCGCTCGATGTGGAACAGAAGCTCAATCGGGTCGTGCCCGAGCAATACAAGCGGCGAGCCCATCACTGGCTGATCCTGCACGGACGTTACATCTGCAAGGCACGCAAGCCCGAATGCCCCCGCTGCCCGATCAACGACATCTGCCTGTTTCCGGACAAGACCGGCCTTGGCGCTGCCCCCGCCGACGAGCCTGCCGCCGCTACAGGGAGCCTCGCTTCCTGA
- a CDS encoding sulfate transporter family protein yields the protein MISAALKALSDVLSPPFRKVLWKSLGLTILLLVGLWVVIEVVVDSLTLLPWAWANTIITVVAGLGLIALAILLIAPVTALFAGLFLDGVAEMVERKHYPNDPVGRELPLSKAIITALQFGLLVLAINLLLLPTLFLGIGVLAALLANAYLLGREFFEMIAMRHMPVEEARLLRRENSHRVLAAGFIPALLALVPLANLIVPLFATAYMVHIYKQIRKRGSL from the coding sequence ATGATCAGTGCGGCGCTCAAGGCGCTTTCCGACGTTCTCTCGCCACCCTTCAGGAAGGTGCTCTGGAAATCGCTGGGCCTGACCATCCTGCTGCTGGTGGGGCTATGGGTGGTCATCGAGGTCGTGGTGGACAGCCTGACGCTCCTGCCGTGGGCCTGGGCCAACACGATCATCACCGTGGTGGCCGGGCTCGGGCTGATTGCGCTCGCCATTTTGCTGATCGCGCCGGTGACGGCGCTGTTTGCCGGCCTGTTTCTCGATGGGGTGGCGGAGATGGTCGAGCGCAAGCATTACCCGAACGATCCGGTCGGCCGGGAGCTGCCGCTCTCGAAAGCGATCATAACGGCCCTCCAGTTCGGGCTCCTGGTGCTGGCGATCAACCTGCTGCTGCTGCCGACCTTGTTCTTGGGGATAGGCGTTCTGGCTGCGCTTCTCGCCAACGCCTATCTGCTCGGCCGAGAGTTCTTCGAGATGATCGCCATGCGGCACATGCCGGTGGAAGAGGCCCGCCTGCTCCGTCGCGAGAACAGCCACAGAGTGCTCGCGGCCGGCTTCATTCCGGCGCTGCTGGCGCTCGTGCCGCTGGCCAACCTCATCGTGCCGCTATTCGCCACCGCCTACATGGTGCATATCTACAAGCAGATCAGGAAGCGAGGCTCCCTGTAG
- a CDS encoding adenosine kinase gives MTSMKLDVLGIGNAIVDVLSRTDDEFLATHQLSKGAMRLIDEPTAHTLYADMGPGTEVSGGSAANTIAGVASFGGRAAFIGKVRNDQLGEVFGHDIRAHGVEYATSMATSGAATARCLILVTPDGERTMNTFLGASIGLAPVDVEPQLVERAAVTYLEGYLWDPENAKQAFVKAAGLARAAGNKVALSLSDAFCVERHRESFRELVHSQVDILFANEVEIMSLYQTPSFEEALAAARHDCPLVVLTRSEKGCVIAEGAAEAVAVPAHPVERVVDTTGAGDLFAAGFLYGFTRGMAHAASATLGTLAAAEVISHIGARPEENLADLAKRLHVI, from the coding sequence ATGACCTCGATGAAGCTCGACGTTCTCGGTATAGGCAATGCCATTGTGGATGTGCTTAGCCGGACGGATGACGAGTTTCTTGCAACTCACCAGCTCTCGAAAGGGGCTATGCGGCTGATCGACGAACCGACGGCCCATACTCTCTATGCAGATATGGGCCCCGGCACGGAGGTTTCGGGCGGGTCTGCCGCCAACACCATTGCTGGCGTTGCATCTTTCGGCGGGCGCGCCGCCTTCATAGGCAAGGTGCGCAACGACCAGCTGGGCGAAGTATTCGGTCATGACATCCGTGCCCACGGCGTGGAATATGCAACCTCCATGGCCACCTCGGGGGCTGCAACCGCGCGCTGCCTCATTCTGGTGACGCCCGATGGCGAACGCACCATGAACACCTTCCTCGGCGCCAGCATCGGGCTTGCGCCGGTCGATGTCGAGCCGCAGCTCGTCGAGCGCGCGGCTGTTACCTACCTCGAAGGCTATCTCTGGGATCCGGAGAACGCGAAGCAGGCCTTCGTCAAGGCCGCGGGCCTTGCACGGGCGGCGGGGAATAAGGTTGCCCTGAGCCTGTCCGATGCTTTCTGCGTGGAGCGTCACCGCGAGAGCTTCCGCGAATTGGTACACAGCCAGGTGGACATCCTCTTTGCGAACGAGGTGGAGATCATGTCGCTCTACCAGACCCCGAGCTTCGAGGAGGCGCTTGCCGCGGCCCGGCATGATTGCCCTCTCGTCGTGCTGACCCGGAGCGAAAAGGGCTGTGTCATCGCTGAAGGGGCAGCCGAGGCGGTGGCCGTCCCAGCGCATCCGGTAGAGCGGGTGGTGGACACGACTGGTGCCGGCGACCTCTTCGCGGCCGGCTTTCTCTATGGCTTTACCCGGGGCATGGCCCATGCCGCGTCAGCCACCCTCGGCACGCTGGCCGCAGCCGAGGTCATCAGCCATATCGGCGCTCGTCCGGAAGAGAACCTGGCCGACTTGGCCAAGCGGCTCCACGTCATCTGA
- a CDS encoding chloride channel protein: protein MSTEAQGLPIIDRFALAPSTLRALVRRSEVWLAVLGCVAGMCAGVLVVWMSLITQWLHEVLFGISSSQRLSAVDSLPTSWFMFMPTLGGLLLVAVTSVHRRYRTGSPVDPIEANALRGGKMSFVDSAYIAVQTMISNGFGASVGLEAGYTQIGASAASKLGEAFRLRRNDLRILVGCGAAGAIGAAFNAPLAGAFYAFELIIGTYTLASLAPIGLASICGVVTAQLLLPPGHMVEMATSLASSVDLGRTAIVNLVVLGLISAGAGIVIMRGVTGVESLFKASRIPSWLRPALGGLAIGGLAMLTPRILASGHGAITIILQDNLPELQAILFLLVLKAIAAAISLGSGFRGGLFFASLFLGALLGKAYTALLVLIAPELAPDPQIAAVIAMTGLAVAIVGGPLTMTLLALEMTNNLPLTIGVLCTAVVSSLTVRRTFGYSFATWRFHLRGEAIRSALDIGWMFDLTVRRLMRHDVRTVPDSMPVAQFRQEFPLGSTQRVVAVDGEGRYSGIVLVADAHSETLAGADEASAAAKPIASILRYKDAALLPWMNIKEAAQRFDETESEALAVIDGNTTRKVVGLLTEAHTLRRYTEELEKARRNLAGDT, encoded by the coding sequence ATGTCGACCGAAGCGCAAGGCCTGCCGATCATCGATCGTTTCGCACTCGCCCCGAGCACTCTGCGTGCACTGGTTCGGCGCAGCGAGGTTTGGCTTGCGGTGCTCGGCTGCGTCGCCGGCATGTGCGCCGGCGTGCTCGTCGTCTGGATGTCGCTCATCACGCAATGGCTGCACGAAGTGCTGTTCGGCATCAGCTCGAGCCAACGGCTCAGCGCCGTCGACAGCCTGCCCACCAGCTGGTTCATGTTCATGCCCACCCTTGGCGGCCTGTTGTTGGTGGCGGTTACCTCAGTCCATAGGCGCTACCGGACCGGCAGCCCGGTCGACCCGATCGAAGCCAACGCATTGCGGGGCGGCAAGATGTCGTTCGTCGACAGCGCCTATATCGCCGTGCAAACCATGATTTCAAACGGCTTCGGCGCTTCGGTCGGCCTCGAAGCCGGCTATACCCAGATCGGGGCAAGCGCAGCTTCGAAGCTGGGCGAGGCGTTCCGGCTTCGGCGCAACGATTTGCGCATCCTCGTTGGCTGCGGCGCGGCCGGCGCGATCGGCGCTGCGTTCAACGCGCCGTTGGCCGGCGCCTTCTACGCTTTCGAACTGATCATCGGCACCTATACGCTGGCGTCCCTCGCGCCCATCGGCCTTGCTTCGATCTGCGGCGTCGTGACCGCACAGCTCCTGCTTCCGCCCGGTCACATGGTCGAAATGGCCACCAGCCTTGCCTCCAGTGTCGATCTCGGGCGGACCGCGATCGTCAATCTCGTTGTGCTGGGGCTGATCAGCGCCGGTGCCGGCATCGTGATCATGCGCGGGGTGACCGGCGTTGAAAGCCTGTTCAAGGCCAGCCGGATTCCATCGTGGTTGCGGCCCGCCCTCGGGGGACTGGCGATCGGTGGGTTGGCCATGCTGACCCCGCGCATACTGGCTTCCGGTCACGGGGCCATCACCATCATTCTGCAGGACAACCTGCCGGAGCTTCAGGCCATCCTGTTCCTGCTGGTGCTCAAGGCGATCGCAGCGGCGATCTCGCTTGGTTCGGGGTTCCGCGGCGGATTGTTCTTCGCGTCCCTGTTTCTTGGGGCACTTCTCGGCAAAGCCTACACGGCGCTTCTCGTGCTGATCGCGCCAGAACTGGCGCCGGACCCGCAGATCGCCGCGGTCATCGCCATGACGGGGCTCGCCGTGGCCATTGTCGGCGGGCCATTGACCATGACCTTGCTTGCGCTCGAGATGACCAACAACCTGCCCCTGACCATCGGCGTGCTGTGCACGGCCGTCGTATCGTCGCTCACGGTGCGGCGTACTTTCGGCTATTCCTTTGCAACCTGGCGGTTTCACCTGCGGGGCGAGGCGATTCGCAGCGCGCTCGACATCGGCTGGATGTTCGATCTGACCGTGCGCCGCCTCATGCGGCATGACGTGCGGACCGTACCGGACAGCATGCCGGTTGCCCAGTTTCGCCAGGAATTTCCGCTGGGCTCGACCCAGAGGGTGGTGGCTGTGGATGGAGAGGGGCGCTATAGCGGCATCGTGCTGGTTGCCGATGCCCACAGCGAGACACTGGCCGGGGCCGATGAGGCGAGCGCGGCCGCGAAGCCCATAGCCTCCATACTGCGCTACAAGGATGCCGCTCTCCTGCCCTGGATGAACATCAAGGAAGCCGCCCAGCGCTTCGACGAGACGGAGAGCGAAGCCCTTGCGGTGATCGACGGCAACACAACCCGCAAGGTCGTGGGGCTGCTCACCGAGGCGCACACCCTGCGGCGCTATACGGAAGAGCTGGAAAAGGCTCGACGCAACTTGGCGGGCGATACGTAA
- a CDS encoding transporter substrate-binding domain-containing protein, giving the protein MVRQFALAVLILLAWAGEWHAWAQLPGEEVERGSLPALTTPPAEPEPAPAPAGPAEPPDQGPPTAQTEPPDQGPPTAQTEQPGGAPPTSDGTESAIAPQIWRLNPALTRPDLTSREPIKVLVGNDYPPFNYHDESGALVGFNVDLARAMCLVLRVKCTVNGLAWDRLVPSLLNGTGDALIASMRITSAALRNVDFTKPYFRLPARFAVRKDAGIETVEGNGLPGKRIGVVRGTAHEAYLAAFFPRSVVRLYTKDSEALEALRAGQVDAVFADGATLMFWTLSASSADCCRLAPGAFTEARYFGTGAGIAVRRGDTPLRNGFEYAMDQLKANGTYDMLLRKYFPANLY; this is encoded by the coding sequence GTGGTTCGACAGTTTGCGCTGGCGGTGCTGATATTGCTCGCCTGGGCTGGTGAGTGGCATGCCTGGGCGCAGCTGCCGGGCGAGGAGGTGGAGCGGGGCAGCCTGCCCGCGTTGACCACCCCGCCTGCGGAGCCCGAGCCCGCACCGGCACCAGCGGGGCCGGCCGAGCCACCGGACCAAGGCCCGCCAACTGCTCAGACCGAGCCGCCGGACCAAGGCCCGCCAACTGCTCAGACCGAGCAGCCGGGCGGTGCGCCGCCAACATCGGATGGAACAGAAAGTGCCATCGCCCCGCAGATCTGGCGCCTGAACCCCGCCCTCACCCGGCCGGACCTGACCAGCCGCGAGCCGATCAAGGTCCTGGTGGGCAACGACTACCCGCCGTTCAACTACCATGACGAATCGGGCGCGCTCGTCGGTTTCAACGTGGACCTGGCGCGTGCCATGTGCCTGGTGCTGCGGGTGAAGTGCACGGTCAACGGGCTTGCTTGGGACCGGTTGGTGCCGAGCCTGCTGAATGGCACGGGCGATGCACTGATCGCATCCATGCGAATTACCTCGGCCGCCTTGCGGAACGTGGATTTCACCAAGCCCTATTTCCGCTTGCCGGCGCGATTCGCGGTGCGCAAGGACGCCGGGATCGAGACGGTGGAGGGCAACGGGCTGCCTGGCAAACGCATCGGCGTGGTCAGGGGCACGGCGCACGAGGCCTATCTGGCCGCCTTCTTTCCGCGCTCGGTGGTACGGCTCTACACCAAAGACTCCGAGGCGCTCGAGGCGCTCCGTGCCGGCCAGGTCGACGCCGTGTTCGCGGACGGCGCCACGCTCATGTTCTGGACGCTGAGCGCCTCGTCGGCGGATTGCTGCCGCCTGGCCCCCGGCGCCTTCACGGAGGCCCGCTATTTCGGCACGGGTGCCGGCATCGCCGTCAGGCGTGGCGATACGCCACTGCGCAATGGCTTCGAATATGCCATGGACCAGCTCAAGGCGAATGGCACCTATGACATGCTGCTTCGGAAATACTTTCCGGCGAATCTCTATTAG
- a CDS encoding glycosyltransferase family 2 protein: protein MASSRATSVDALPWHTGLAHIHPDQHLSDLLLARGWITGRDLRIAQELAAAADEPLGRVLIAEGLVDQSTLAAALADVTGLPRTSSAELHAALARLSAETVQDVLLTGYLPLCLGDSGPLYATADPAPWRGAEMGMPVAGLMTADELRAACLHVWGGALLHHARDRLADSLPQYSARRRLSRGQIAAALALLIAAGVSLWLAPPAAMLAAAVLLCTVFLSVIALKGLALIADRPAHHVAPDARLPDSELPVYSILVPAFREAEVLPHLIDALLALDYPAAKLDIKIILEREDWETRCALAKMSLPGCFETVVVPKLMPQTKPKALNYAMRFVRGTYLVIYDAEDRPEPDQLRQAVARFAQEPDDVACLQARLSYFNHGENWLTRQFTIEYAALFDLLLPVLARFGLPLPLGGTSNHFRVDVLRAVHAWDPFNVTEDADLGLRFARLGYRVGVIASTTYEEANCRLGNWLRQRSRWIKGWMQTWLVHMRAPGLLLRELGWRGFITFQAVTAGIVLSGLLHPLCVGVLLWKAVTVDPLAVQLTPLEWLLAGLGTIVFVSGLVVALASGMVALGHRPELLYLRRSLLTMPVYWLLISAGAWYALWELVRRPFHWQKTRHGLSRQARHHQTAGHKRGRASPRGAAETQLVPTGR, encoded by the coding sequence ATGGCGTCCAGCAGGGCGACATCTGTGGATGCCTTGCCTTGGCACACCGGCCTTGCGCACATTCACCCCGACCAACATCTCTCGGATCTCCTTCTGGCACGAGGCTGGATCACCGGCCGCGATCTCCGGATCGCGCAGGAGCTCGCCGCGGCAGCGGACGAGCCGCTGGGGCGCGTGCTGATCGCCGAAGGACTTGTCGATCAATCCACGCTCGCCGCCGCCCTTGCGGACGTGACTGGCCTGCCGCGCACCTCATCAGCCGAGCTGCACGCTGCGCTCGCCCGGCTTTCTGCCGAAACTGTGCAAGATGTGCTGCTGACAGGCTATCTTCCCCTCTGTCTTGGCGATAGCGGTCCGCTTTACGCGACCGCGGACCCCGCTCCATGGCGCGGCGCCGAAATGGGCATGCCGGTCGCCGGTCTGATGACGGCCGATGAGCTTCGCGCGGCATGTCTGCACGTCTGGGGCGGCGCCCTGCTGCACCATGCCCGAGACCGGCTGGCCGATAGCCTGCCCCAGTATTCCGCACGGCGTCGGCTGTCGCGTGGCCAAATCGCCGCGGCCCTTGCCCTGCTGATCGCGGCCGGCGTGTCTCTCTGGCTGGCCCCGCCAGCCGCCATGCTGGCCGCCGCGGTGCTGCTCTGCACGGTGTTCCTTTCGGTCATTGCCCTGAAAGGGCTGGCGCTGATTGCCGACAGGCCCGCGCACCACGTTGCCCCTGACGCACGCCTGCCGGACAGCGAGCTGCCTGTCTACAGCATCCTGGTGCCGGCGTTCAGAGAGGCGGAGGTGCTGCCTCACCTGATCGATGCCTTGCTGGCGCTGGACTACCCGGCAGCGAAGCTCGACATCAAGATCATCCTCGAGCGGGAGGATTGGGAGACGCGCTGTGCCCTGGCGAAGATGAGCCTTCCCGGTTGCTTCGAGACGGTGGTGGTGCCGAAGCTCATGCCACAGACGAAGCCGAAGGCGCTCAACTACGCCATGCGCTTCGTCCGCGGAACATATCTCGTCATCTATGACGCAGAAGATAGGCCGGAGCCGGATCAACTACGGCAGGCAGTCGCCCGCTTTGCTCAGGAACCGGATGACGTCGCCTGCCTGCAGGCGCGCCTGTCCTATTTCAATCACGGCGAGAATTGGCTCACCCGGCAGTTCACCATTGAATATGCGGCGCTGTTCGACCTGCTTTTACCGGTGCTGGCACGCTTTGGCCTGCCACTGCCACTTGGGGGAACCTCCAACCATTTCCGCGTGGACGTTCTGCGCGCAGTTCACGCCTGGGATCCGTTCAACGTGACCGAGGATGCGGATCTGGGCTTGCGCTTTGCCCGGCTGGGGTACCGGGTTGGAGTTATCGCGAGCACCACCTATGAGGAAGCGAATTGTCGGCTGGGCAACTGGCTCCGACAGCGATCGCGCTGGATAAAGGGCTGGATGCAGACGTGGTTGGTGCACATGCGCGCGCCCGGTCTGCTGCTGCGCGAGCTCGGCTGGCGCGGGTTTATCACCTTCCAGGCTGTCACTGCGGGCATTGTGCTCTCAGGCCTGCTGCACCCCCTCTGCGTGGGTGTCCTGCTATGGAAAGCCGTGACTGTTGATCCCTTGGCAGTCCAACTCACGCCGCTGGAATGGCTGCTCGCCGGTCTGGGCACCATCGTTTTCGTCTCCGGACTGGTGGTGGCGCTTGCATCCGGCATGGTCGCACTCGGCCACCGGCCCGAGCTGCTCTATCTACGTAGGTCTCTGCTCACAATGCCGGTTTACTGGCTGCTGATCTCGGCCGGTGCTTGGTACGCTCTCTGGGAACTTGTCCGCAGACCCTTCCACTGGCAGAAGACGCGCCACGGCCTTTCGCGGCAGGCACGCCATCACCAGACCGCAGGTCACAAGCGAGGCCGCGCGTCCCCGCGCGGCGCGGCTGAGACCCAGCTCGTGCCCACAGGCCGTTAG